One Aegilops tauschii subsp. strangulata cultivar AL8/78 chromosome 7, Aet v6.0, whole genome shotgun sequence genomic window carries:
- the LOC109757468 gene encoding uncharacterized protein: protein MYVCRAGLIHFPLQFVYWPVKNYSWMKNFNPAAVEEERAAMVPPPPAAREEIVDDPPAEHQPSPSSATKPCWKTTTSSGAGVVIGTLMFLALLVGTNWIHHDAGQQYYSFHPVTDGGSFSRHGRATGRTRSSTAPLVHIPFSCGNDTSSPSLCRRRASPPAPSPSPSSSSSSQKQYSPGVPPPWCPDYFRHIHADMEPWRPTGITRDAVERARPSAEFRLVVVSGRAYVEKYRPSFQRRDILTQWGILQLLARYPDRVPDVDIMFGTGDVPVLRAADYPDHSTAPPLFRYCKDGTELAILWPDWSFWGWPEVNVRPWGALMEDFVRENGRLSWPDREPYAFWKGNPDVSPVRRDLFRCNNDSAAGKEWNVRAFKQDWNAAHRNGFRDSDLAKQCRYRYKIYVQGRAWSVSEKYILACDSPMLAIDTPFQDFFTRGLVAGKHYWPIDPARKCAAIKFAVDWGNAHPGQARRMGEEGSGFAREEMGMDYVYEYMLHVLTQYSALLRYKPTVPEKAVEVCVESMACPRRGREREFMMESRERYVAGRELCTLPPPFTTEEVREMAVRDEQVRSKLLQMEEGH from the exons ATGTATGTATGCAGAGCAGGACTCATTCATTTCCCTCTTCAGTTCGTCTACTGGCCAGTTAAAAACTACAGTTGGATGAAGAATTTCAATCCAGCAGCTGTCGAGGAAGAGAGGGCGGCGATGGTGCCGCCGCCTCCTGCAGCCCGGGAGGAGATCGTCGATGATCCGCCGGCGGAGCATCAGCCGTCGCCGTCATCGGCAACGAAGCCGTGCTGGAAGACGACGACGAGCAGCGGCGCTGGAGTGGTCATCGGCACCCTTATGTTTCTTGCTTTGCTCGTCGGCACCAATTGGATCCACCATGACGCTGGT CAACAGTACTACTCGTTCCACCCGGTCACCGACGGCGGCAGTTTCAGTCGGCATGGACGTGCTACTGGCCGCACCCGCTCATCCACGGCGCCCCTCGTACACATACCCTTCAGCTGCGGCAACGACACGTCGTCCCCGTCACTCTGCCGCCGCCGCGCATCACCGCCagcaccatcaccatcaccatcatcatcctcatcatcacaGAAACAATACTCCCCGGGCGTGCCGCCACCTTGGTGCCCGGACTACTTCCGCCACATCCACGCGGACATGGAGCCGTGGCGCCCAACGGGGATCACGCGAGACGCGGTGGAGCGCGCCCGGCCCAGTGCGGAGTTCCGGCTCGTGGTGGTCTCCGGGCGCGCCTACGTGGAGAAGTATCGCCCATCGTTTCAGAGGCGGGATATCTTAACGCAGTGGGGCATCCTGCAGCTGCTCGCCCGCTACCCCGACCGCGTGCCGGACGTCGACATCATGTTCGGCACCGGCGACGTGCCCGTGTTGCGCGCCGCCGACTACCCTGACCATTCCACCGCGCCGCCGCTCTTCCGCTACTGCAAGGACGGGACGGAGCTGGCCATCCTCTGGCCCGACTGGTCCTTCTGGGGCTGGCCTGAGGTCAACGTTCGGCCATGGGGGGCGCTAATGGAGGACTTCGTCCGAGAGAACGGGCGCCTGTCGTGGCCAGACAGGGAGCCCTACGCGTTCTGGAAGGGCAACCCCGACGTCTCGCCGGTCCGCCGCGACCTCTTCCGGTGCAACAACGACTCCGCCGCCGGCAAGGAATGGAACGTGCGGGCGTTCAAGCAGGACTGGAACGCCGCCCACCGCAACGGCTTCAGGGACTCCGACCTGGCGAAGCAGTGCCGGTACAGGTACAAGATCTACGTGCAGGGACGGGCGTGGTCGGTGAGCGAGAAGTACATCCTCGCCTGCGACTCGCCGATGCTGGCCATCGACACGCCCTTCCAGGACTTCTTCACCCGGGGGCTAGTCGCCGGCAAGCACTACTGGCCCATCGACCCGGCGCGCAAGTGCGCCGCCATCAAGTTCGCCGTGGACTGGGGCAACGCCCACCCAGGGCAGGCGCGGCGTATGGGAGAAGAAGGCAGCGGGTTCGCGAGGGAGGAGATGGGCATGGACTACGTATACGAGTACATGCTCCACGTGCTGACGCAGTACAGTGCGCTGCTCCGGTACAAGCCCACCGTGCCCGAGAAAGCCGTGGAGGTCTGCGTCGAGTCCATGGCCTGCCCCAGACGTGGCCGTGAGAGGGAGTTCATGATGGAGTCCAGGGAGAGGTACGTGGCCGGGCGCGAGCTGTGCACGCTGCCGCCGCCGTTCACTACCGAGGAGGTAAGGGAAATGGCTGTCAGGGACGAGCAGGTGCGAAGCAAACTACTCCAGATGGAGGAGGGACACTAG